Within the Comamonadaceae bacterium OTU4NAUVB1 genome, the region CGGCACGGGCGAAGCGGCGGAGGCCGGCGTGGCCGATGACGTCGACGGCGCCACGAGGCCCGGAACCACGGGTTCGGTGACCATGCCGGGCTGTGCGGGTGCCGACGAAGCGTCACCCGCCGCACCGCTTGCGGCCTCGGCGCCCGATGTGGACACGGCCCCGCCCGGCAGGGCCGCGCTCAGGCGCCCGAACGCACCCGGCGGCAGCAACCACAGGAGCAACGCGCCGATGAGCAGCAACGCCACCACGACGAGCAGCGTTCGCGACGGCCGACCGCCCGGCGCGACGCCGCGCGTGCGCGGTGCGCCCGACCGAAAGCTGCTGCTGATGGTCTGATCGGCATCGGCGAGTCCGGGCTTGAGCGCGCCCGGCAGCTTCGCCAGTACCGGCGCCGGATCGACGCGCAGCGCCCGGCAGACGCTGGCTGCCAGAGCGCGTGCGAACACCGGATCGGGCAACGCGCCGATGTCGTCGTCCTCCAATGCCTGCAGCTTCCGCG harbors:
- a CDS encoding helix-turn-helix domain-containing protein, which produces MIERASDAGPAPVAPNTPVGHADRSAGTLLREAREAHNLPIDVVAAALKVPTRKLQALEDDDIGALPDPVFARALAASVCRALRVDPAPVLAKLPGALKPGLADADQTISSSFRSGAPRTRGVAPGGRPSRTLLVVVALLLIGALLLWLLPPGAFGRLSAALPGGAVSTSGAEAASGAAGDASSAPAQPGMVTEPVVPGLVAPSTSSATPASAASPVPATAASTSAGTPAAPASSDVLVIVARAPSWVTVTEAGGRQLLRRSLQADETVGLSGRLPMSVVIGRAASVDVSVRGQPFDLGPQTGSGGVARFEIKP